A genomic stretch from Colwellia sp. Arc7-635 includes:
- a CDS encoding zinc ABC transporter substrate-binding protein, whose protein sequence is MRINFKLILTSALLTLSHSAFAQFNIFACEPEYAALAKELAPDARIYSATTAMQDPHQVQARPSLIAKMRQADLVICAGAELEIGWLPMLQMKASNSRVRSTDKGLFFAADHIDTLDKMTNVDRSMGDVHSQGNPHVHFSPQRMLVIANGLTNKLIQLDADQADSYKSRLKNFTHRWQLASVKWQQMASELKGLKVIAYHSTFRYLFDFSGIEQVADLEPKPGLPPTSGHLAKLLKRAAQGDISTIVVASYQDQRGANWLAEKANLSVVVLPLSVGGNEQSKDLFSLYDSVLDLLVQESRSQKLHKLG, encoded by the coding sequence ATGCGCATCAATTTTAAACTGATCTTAACCAGTGCTTTATTGACTCTAAGTCATAGTGCTTTTGCACAATTTAATATTTTTGCTTGTGAGCCTGAATATGCCGCTTTAGCAAAGGAACTTGCCCCTGATGCTCGTATATATTCGGCAACAACGGCAATGCAAGACCCACATCAAGTACAGGCTCGTCCTAGCTTAATTGCTAAAATGCGTCAGGCAGATTTAGTGATTTGTGCAGGTGCAGAATTAGAAATTGGTTGGTTACCTATGCTACAAATGAAAGCATCTAATAGTCGAGTACGTAGTACAGACAAAGGGCTATTTTTTGCGGCTGATCACATAGATACTTTAGACAAAATGACTAATGTTGATCGCAGTATGGGGGATGTGCATAGTCAGGGGAATCCTCATGTGCATTTTTCACCGCAGCGTATGCTGGTCATTGCTAATGGTTTAACGAACAAACTTATACAACTCGATGCTGACCAAGCAGATAGCTATAAATCGCGGTTAAAAAATTTTACTCATCGTTGGCAATTAGCTAGCGTAAAGTGGCAGCAAATGGCTAGTGAACTTAAAGGCCTAAAAGTTATTGCTTACCATTCTACTTTTCGCTATTTATTTGATTTTTCGGGTATTGAGCAAGTTGCAGATTTAGAACCTAAGCCAGGTTTACCACCAACAAGTGGTCATTTAGCCAAACTGCTAAAACGTGCAGCTCAAGGAGATATTAGTACTATTGTAGTCGCTTCTTATCAAGACCAACGTGGTGCCAATTGGTTAGCAGAAAAGGCTAACTTATCGGTTGTTGTGTTACCTCTTTCCGTGGGAGGCAACGAACAAAGCAAGGATCTCTTTAGTTTATATGACAGTGTGCTGGATTTGTTGGTGCAAGAATCTCGTTCTCAAAAACTTCATAAGCTTGGGTAG
- a CDS encoding endonuclease/exonuclease/phosphatase family protein codes for MAVSNLKLKIATFNLFNYLEPPNAFYDFERIYSAEQWKKKQRWISDYLSEFQPDIIGFQEVFSSESLKELVAEQGYAHFAIVDQPQIIDDFIYRGPVVAIASRYPIVEINTVTPNAELATTLGLSSDFSFSRKILRATIDVPHMGNCDCYVVHFKSKRSMISLGETDKSRSAEKTIIESLKAQVAGGWGSTIQRGSEAALLMIAMIERREATGNPMVLMGDFNNTLADGVLNHLLTNNLRFVSAIDRDAYLAKYCLHDAWNLYQAMAKNEASEDFDLKRKATHYFGAGSSVLDYILLSCEFDASYHDSLYQVSGYDTYDRHLINPIFDRDGESTDHGIVLITLSLRS; via the coding sequence ATAGCGGTATCAAATTTAAAGCTAAAAATAGCGACTTTTAATTTATTTAATTATCTTGAGCCACCGAATGCTTTTTATGACTTTGAACGCATTTATAGCGCAGAGCAATGGAAAAAGAAACAACGGTGGATTAGCGACTATTTATCTGAATTTCAACCAGATATCATTGGCTTTCAAGAGGTATTTAGTAGTGAATCATTAAAAGAGTTAGTCGCCGAACAAGGCTATGCTCATTTTGCTATCGTCGATCAGCCCCAGATCATTGATGATTTTATTTATCGAGGGCCAGTTGTTGCTATTGCATCTCGCTACCCTATTGTTGAAATCAATACCGTTACTCCAAATGCTGAACTTGCTACAACATTAGGCTTAAGTAGTGACTTTTCTTTCAGTCGGAAAATATTAAGAGCAACGATTGATGTGCCTCATATGGGGAACTGTGATTGTTATGTCGTACATTTTAAATCTAAACGTTCCATGATCAGCCTTGGTGAGACCGATAAAAGCCGCTCAGCAGAAAAAACTATTATTGAGAGTTTAAAGGCTCAAGTTGCTGGTGGCTGGGGATCAACCATACAGCGCGGTAGTGAAGCTGCGTTATTAATGATTGCAATGATCGAACGACGTGAAGCAACAGGTAATCCCATGGTATTAATGGGCGATTTTAACAATACCTTAGCAGATGGAGTGCTAAATCATTTATTAACCAATAATTTACGATTTGTTTCAGCTATTGATCGTGATGCCTATCTAGCGAAATATTGTTTACATGATGCTTGGAATTTATATCAAGCAATGGCAAAGAATGAAGCCAGCGAAGACTTTGATTTAAAAAGAAAAGCAACACATTATTTTGGAGCTGGTAGCTCTGTACTTGATTATATTTTACTGTCGTGCGAATTTGATGCTAGTTATCACGACAGTCTATATCAGGTAAGTGGCTATGATACTTACGATCGACATTTAATTAATCCTATTTTCGATCGCGATGGGGAAAGTACAGACCACGGTATTGTTCTCATCACATTATCATTAAGATCATAG
- a CDS encoding TonB-dependent receptor, whose amino-acid sequence MKITLNNKNTLALSITAALLVTQSHQVFAAEETTAKGVERIQVTGSRIKRTDMEGPSPVQSIDKDQIRSMGYDNLQQLLERMPVAGSGTFSTRGNSQDSTANGAAAVSLRGLGPDATLVLINGRRVSTSAFAENITNSFVDINSIPVSAIERIDILKDGASAIYGSDAVAGVVNIIMKKDIEGIEINLGYGATDGPNYNEKTASLVWGASTENSHASIILDHFSNSELGADELGRFGTANQSPYGGEDFRSSRGYPGYFYVNEIKTIDPDCPADQATATGSCLFDYGPYNLVVPKAERVGALAQFDYTFKNDITAFMEVAIQHNSSEAGGAATPLDESAGLTVPESHPNNPFGQDVDIGRYRPVDAGARRWDIESDSMRMVAGLRGQFKDWDWEVAAQKGRSKSLQTGNRDQGWVRVDFLQEEINAGNYNPFGGVTNPDDVIDRITTSLVRQGVSHITSYDANITGEVFVYEGNPVMIATGIEYREEDVEDIPDDQFQRGLIFGTEAVAAQASRDQYAAYVELSFPVTDNLELQLAGRYDHYSDFGSTTNPKIAIRWAAAEDVTVRGSWAQGFRAPSLAQIGLGPSQNSTFFVDSYRCEATGLDCDALDYNTEFSGNDQLDAEESESWNVGVIWAPSEGWGLSVDIWNITQDNKIDQQNFGDLYNATCNDQSSTVCERLPAQNGEALGVLDLIHSSFVNVSSQEAGGIDTSINYTTSFEGYGDFKFNLEWAYLDTFEKDDLEYIGEYGYPEHRWIASTNWSNDDFSANLNISYTGEFEDTPDINFDGALDFEDNQSRMVDSQILVDVQGSYHFSDNLRVSIGVNNLLDEEPPFAIGDGNSDLYGYAQGTHNPRGRYLYTKVSVSF is encoded by the coding sequence ATGAAAATCACTTTGAATAATAAAAACACTCTCGCGTTAAGCATTACTGCTGCGTTATTAGTTACACAAAGTCATCAAGTTTTTGCCGCAGAAGAAACAACTGCAAAAGGAGTAGAGCGGATACAAGTTACCGGCTCTCGAATCAAACGTACAGATATGGAAGGACCTTCACCTGTACAGTCAATTGACAAAGATCAAATTAGAAGTATGGGTTATGACAATTTACAGCAGCTTTTAGAGCGTATGCCTGTAGCCGGTAGTGGTACTTTTTCCACTCGAGGTAATAGCCAAGATTCAACTGCTAACGGTGCTGCCGCTGTAAGTTTAAGAGGCTTAGGTCCAGATGCAACATTAGTCTTGATTAATGGTCGTCGAGTTTCAACGAGCGCATTCGCTGAAAATATCACTAATTCATTTGTCGATATTAATAGTATTCCCGTTTCAGCAATAGAACGTATTGATATCTTAAAGGATGGTGCTTCAGCAATTTATGGTTCAGACGCCGTTGCTGGTGTTGTTAATATCATCATGAAAAAAGATATTGAAGGCATCGAAATTAATTTAGGTTACGGTGCAACCGACGGGCCTAATTATAATGAAAAAACCGCAAGTTTAGTTTGGGGAGCATCGACAGAAAACAGTCATGCTTCTATTATTCTTGATCATTTTAGTAACAGTGAACTAGGTGCTGATGAACTAGGACGTTTTGGTACCGCTAATCAAAGTCCTTATGGCGGCGAAGATTTCCGTTCTTCCCGTGGTTATCCTGGATATTTTTATGTTAATGAGATTAAAACTATTGATCCTGATTGTCCTGCTGATCAAGCTACAGCAACGGGTAGTTGTTTGTTCGATTATGGTCCATATAATCTTGTTGTACCAAAAGCAGAGCGTGTTGGCGCACTGGCCCAGTTCGATTACACCTTTAAAAATGACATAACTGCCTTTATGGAAGTGGCTATTCAGCATAACTCTTCAGAAGCTGGTGGTGCTGCGACACCTTTAGATGAATCAGCAGGACTAACTGTTCCCGAGAGTCATCCAAATAACCCTTTTGGTCAAGATGTTGATATCGGTCGCTATCGACCAGTTGATGCTGGCGCTAGACGCTGGGATATCGAATCAGACTCAATGCGCATGGTGGCAGGTTTACGTGGCCAATTTAAAGATTGGGACTGGGAAGTTGCCGCACAAAAAGGTCGTAGCAAATCATTACAAACGGGTAATCGTGACCAAGGTTGGGTAAGAGTTGATTTTCTTCAAGAAGAAATTAACGCGGGTAACTACAATCCTTTCGGTGGTGTAACTAATCCAGATGATGTTATTGACAGAATAACGACTAGCTTGGTTCGACAAGGGGTGTCGCATATAACCTCTTATGATGCCAATATTACGGGCGAAGTTTTTGTATATGAAGGTAACCCTGTGATGATCGCCACTGGTATCGAATATCGCGAAGAAGATGTTGAAGATATTCCAGATGATCAATTTCAACGCGGATTAATTTTTGGGACTGAAGCAGTAGCAGCGCAAGCTAGCCGTGATCAATACGCAGCCTATGTTGAGCTTTCATTTCCTGTAACCGACAATTTAGAATTACAATTAGCGGGCCGATACGATCATTATAGTGACTTTGGCAGCACAACTAACCCTAAAATAGCAATACGCTGGGCTGCTGCTGAAGATGTGACCGTTCGAGGTTCTTGGGCGCAAGGTTTCAGAGCACCATCGTTAGCTCAAATTGGCTTAGGACCATCACAAAATAGTACATTTTTCGTTGACTCCTATCGCTGTGAAGCAACCGGTTTAGATTGTGATGCACTTGATTACAATACTGAGTTTTCAGGTAATGATCAGTTAGACGCTGAAGAGTCAGAATCTTGGAATGTTGGTGTTATTTGGGCGCCAAGTGAAGGGTGGGGATTGAGTGTTGATATTTGGAACATTACTCAAGATAATAAAATAGACCAACAAAATTTTGGTGATTTATACAATGCAACATGTAATGACCAAAGCAGTACTGTTTGTGAACGTTTACCTGCGCAAAATGGTGAAGCTTTAGGTGTTCTCGACCTAATACACAGTAGTTTTGTTAACGTTTCTTCACAAGAAGCTGGCGGTATTGACACTTCAATTAACTACACAACTAGCTTTGAAGGTTACGGTGATTTCAAATTTAATTTGGAGTGGGCTTATTTAGACACATTTGAAAAAGATGATCTGGAATACATTGGTGAATACGGCTACCCAGAGCATCGCTGGATTGCTAGTACTAATTGGTCGAACGATGATTTCTCTGCCAACTTAAATATTAGCTACACCGGTGAATTCGAAGATACACCAGATATCAATTTTGATGGCGCTTTGGATTTTGAAGACAATCAATCGAGAATGGTTGATTCGCAAATATTGGTTGACGTTCAGGGGAGTTATCATTTCTCAGATAATTTACGCGTTTCAATTGGCGTGAATAATTTGCTTGATGAAGAGCCTCCATTTGCTATTGGTGATGGTAATTCAGATCTTTATGGTTATGCGCAAGGTACACATAATCCGAGAGGTCGTTACCTATATACTAAAGTAAGTGTGAGCTTCTAA
- a CDS encoding ABC-type zinc uptake system zinc chaperone codes for MYFSVTNRRFIAVWLSAILLFLSVAASAHSVEHIDDGAKTHCTLCFHQHQFDQVLPQQDVKLGFICQQYEPLTTVQPTLALTHSVTYLSRAPPVSL; via the coding sequence ATGTACTTTTCAGTAACTAACAGACGATTTATCGCAGTATGGCTTAGTGCTATATTGTTATTTTTGTCTGTGGCTGCTTCTGCGCATAGTGTTGAACATATCGATGATGGTGCAAAAACGCACTGTACTTTGTGCTTTCACCAGCATCAATTTGATCAAGTACTACCGCAGCAAGACGTCAAACTTGGGTTTATTTGCCAGCAGTATGAGCCTCTCACTACTGTTCAACCAACATTAGCACTTACTCATAGTGTTACTTACCTGAGCCGTGCCCCTCCCGTTTCTCTCTAA
- a CDS encoding metal ABC transporter permease: MMDYELFTILLPAFAAGVLVLSTHVVLGKQVLKRGIIFIDLAIAQIAALGAIVVGMNHDIAELAYASIWMPALFALAGAGVIAWLAKHMAEELEAMIGCFYVLSAVAAMLLLSNDPHGAELLKQLMSGQILWVSWQQLLLPTVAYSAILALIFIRPKVLDGASFYLLFAIVITLSVELVGVYLVFSTLILPALAINKLKGRCALLWAYGVGLVGYLLGLYLSASFDLPSGAAIVATLALSAIVFRLLNRLTLKDSQVSEL; the protein is encoded by the coding sequence TTGATGGATTATGAATTATTCACAATTTTGTTACCGGCATTTGCTGCGGGCGTTTTGGTGCTTTCGACGCATGTCGTTTTGGGTAAACAAGTATTAAAGCGTGGCATTATTTTTATTGATTTGGCTATCGCACAAATCGCCGCCTTAGGTGCAATTGTTGTTGGTATGAATCATGATATTGCTGAATTGGCTTATGCAAGCATTTGGATGCCAGCATTATTTGCTTTAGCAGGAGCGGGTGTTATCGCTTGGTTGGCAAAGCATATGGCGGAAGAGTTAGAGGCAATGATCGGTTGCTTCTATGTGCTCTCTGCTGTTGCTGCTATGTTGCTATTGTCCAATGATCCGCATGGTGCTGAATTACTCAAACAGTTAATGTCGGGACAAATTTTGTGGGTAAGTTGGCAACAGCTATTGTTACCAACTGTGGCTTATAGTGCTATTTTAGCGTTGATATTTATTCGACCTAAAGTATTAGATGGAGCATCCTTCTATCTATTATTTGCCATTGTGATCACCTTATCGGTAGAGCTCGTTGGTGTTTATCTTGTTTTTAGTACGTTAATTTTGCCAGCACTTGCAATTAACAAGTTAAAAGGAAGATGTGCACTACTATGGGCCTATGGTGTTGGCTTAGTTGGCTATTTATTAGGTTTGTATTTATCAGCAAGCTTCGACTTACCTAGTGGCGCAGCTATTGTCGCAACTTTAGCACTCAGCGCTATTGTGTTTAGGTTGTTAAACAGACTAACGTTAAAAGATAGTCAGGTTAGCGAGTTATAA
- a CDS encoding PEP-CTERM sorting domain-containing protein translates to MKFKLLNTALIGFTLSATCMVSVANAGVIYWADWQSGTSTEVLGEFTTTTSSVDITYTNNQGIAFLQTGTGTDYFENSQSAALSPYTSSVVDNIPTASEMIALQNQGDQTLSFSESVANIVFSYVSLNLNGYSFDQDFDILSVGSVDGKSSGYFGSGTSTKNIVDLGNGEFEYQLLGTGEPHGTIQFKGAFQQVSWRSLSDEYWNGFTIGIEGTAKEVDVSVPEPSTFAVFALGVMGLVSRRFKK, encoded by the coding sequence ATGAAATTTAAATTATTAAACACAGCATTGATTGGTTTTACCTTATCAGCAACTTGTATGGTAAGCGTTGCTAACGCTGGTGTGATATATTGGGCTGATTGGCAGTCTGGAACATCAACGGAAGTGTTAGGAGAGTTTACGACGACTACCTCGAGTGTTGATATTACATATACCAATAACCAAGGTATTGCTTTTTTACAGACAGGAACGGGAACCGACTATTTTGAAAACTCTCAAAGTGCAGCTCTATCTCCTTACACCAGCTCAGTAGTTGATAACATTCCGACAGCCTCTGAAATGATAGCCCTACAGAATCAAGGTGATCAGACACTCTCCTTCTCTGAATCCGTAGCAAATATCGTATTTTCCTATGTTAGCTTAAATTTAAATGGTTATTCATTTGATCAAGATTTTGACATTTTGTCTGTCGGATCTGTTGATGGAAAAAGTTCTGGATATTTCGGAAGTGGAACATCTACAAAAAATATTGTAGATCTAGGCAATGGCGAGTTTGAATATCAATTACTAGGTACTGGTGAACCGCATGGTACCATTCAATTTAAAGGTGCTTTTCAGCAAGTGAGTTGGAGAAGTCTAAGTGATGAGTATTGGAATGGTTTTACTATCGGTATTGAAGGTACAGCAAAAGAGGTTGATGTCTCTGTTCCTGAGCCTTCGACATTTGCCGTTTTTGCATTAGGAGTAATGGGATTGGTTTCCCGTCGATTTAAAAAGTAA
- the djlA gene encoding co-chaperone DjlA — MRIWGKILGFLFGFMLSKNIFGALIGAWIGHRFDKGIGLDFSNLGSAKSDTDRQAAFFYSTFSVMGYMAKANGQVSQHEIAFATAYMDKLGLKGSLRQQAQEAFRDGKTTGFPLDERLAKLKSAVGNRQDLLLLFLEIQIQVAFADGSLDEDEREALHKIANGLGYSAKELDKLLEMIIAGASFHQQGQGGRNNSFESSGKHLENAYKVLGVTDKNSASEIKKAYRKLMSQHHPDKLVAKGLPPEMMETAKQKTQDIQAAYELITAQNK, encoded by the coding sequence ATGCGAATTTGGGGTAAGATTTTAGGTTTTTTATTTGGTTTCATGTTGAGTAAGAATATTTTTGGTGCATTAATAGGAGCATGGATTGGTCATCGCTTTGATAAAGGTATCGGATTAGATTTCAGTAATTTAGGTAGTGCTAAAAGTGATACTGATCGCCAGGCGGCATTTTTTTATAGCACTTTCTCAGTCATGGGCTACATGGCAAAGGCCAACGGACAAGTTAGTCAGCATGAAATAGCATTCGCTACAGCTTACATGGACAAACTGGGTTTAAAAGGCTCTTTACGCCAACAAGCTCAAGAAGCTTTCAGAGATGGAAAAACAACAGGTTTTCCTCTTGATGAAAGGCTGGCTAAGTTAAAGTCTGCTGTTGGAAATCGCCAGGATTTATTATTATTATTTCTCGAAATTCAAATTCAAGTGGCATTTGCTGACGGAAGCTTGGATGAGGATGAACGTGAAGCATTACATAAAATAGCCAATGGTCTTGGTTATTCAGCAAAAGAGTTAGATAAGCTTTTAGAAATGATCATTGCTGGTGCTAGTTTTCATCAACAGGGTCAGGGCGGACGAAATAACAGTTTTGAGTCGTCAGGAAAACATCTAGAAAATGCTTACAAAGTGTTAGGTGTTACTGATAAAAACTCTGCGAGTGAGATCAAAAAAGCTTACCGTAAATTGATGTCACAGCATCACCCTGATAAATTAGTTGCGAAAGGTTTACCACCAGAAATGATGGAAACAGCTAAGCAAAAAACACAAGATATTCAGGCTGCATACGAACTTATCACAGCTCAAAATAAGTGA